From Desulfuromonas sp.:
AGTTTCAACCGGCAACAAAATAATCCACGGTGACAACCTTGAAGCCCTCAAGGCCCTGCTGCCTCAGTATGAGGGGAAGGTCAAGTGCATCTACATCGACCCGCCTTACAACACCGGCAACGAGGGATGGGTTTACAACGACAACGTCAATGATCCGCGCATCAAGAAATGGCTTGGCGATGTTGTTGGTAAGGAGGGGGAAGACCTCTGTCGGCACGACAAGTGGCTGTGCATGATGTATCCGCGTCTGCAACTGCTTAAGCGCCTTCTCGCTAATGATGGCGTATTTTTATGTAGTATCGACGAGAACCAATATCACTCTCTAAAAATAGTACTCGAGGAAGTGTTTGGTAAGAATAACTACTTGGGATCTATTTGTTGGAAATCCAGAAATACTGACAACCGAGTCAAGACTCGACTATCAATAGACTACGAATACGTTATTGTTTCCTCCAAAGGGGCTCCAATACACGGCCGCTTTATTGATAGATCAAATTTTAAAAATCAAGACAATGACCCAAGGGGCCCTTATGTTACTGACCCTCTTACAGGGAAGGCTACAAAGGAAGATCGCCCGAACCTGCATTATAATATTTGCAATCCGGAAACGGGCGATGTTTTTTATCCAGACCCATCAAGAGGCTGGATTACTGACAGGGCTGGTTATGAAAAGCTATTGGCTGACAACAAAATCTGGTGGCCACTAAATCCCAAAACCGGGAAAACCAGAAAGAAGCGCTTTCTCTCTGAAACAGAGGCAAGGATGCCGGTATCCAGTTTCTGGGCAGACATAAAAGGACAAACTGGTGCAGATGAATTAGACCAAATAATGG
This genomic window contains:
- a CDS encoding site-specific DNA-methyltransferase, which codes for MPELIWKGKDKVINHHQEVPVKTLDHQYTFGDENEVSTGNKIIHGDNLEALKALLPQYEGKVKCIYIDPPYNTGNEGWVYNDNVNDPRIKKWLGDVVGKEGEDLCRHDKWLCMMYPRLQLLKRLLANDGVFLCSIDENQYHSLKIVLEEVFGKNNYLGSICWKSRNTDNRVKTRLSIDYEYVIVSSKGAPIHGRFIDRSNFKNQDNDPRGPYVTDPLTGKATKEDRPNLHYNICNPETGDVFYPDPSRGWITDRAGYEKLLADNKIWWPLNPKTGKTRKKRFLSETEARMPVSSFWADIKGQTGADELDQIMGERVFAFPKSADFISRVLDIACDNNSLILDSFAGSGTTAQAVLNLNNQDGGNRKFILIEMMDYAETITAERVLRVMDGYGEEGKRVDGTGGGFDYYTLGERVFDDEGNLNEAIGTEKIRQYVAWTEKLPAIEADEHPYWLGERDRTGFYFYYDPERLTVLSLDFLATLQRKNEGYLIYADSCVLDAGFMRKHNIRFKKIPRDISRF